A genomic segment from Nitrososphaera sp. encodes:
- a CDS encoding site-specific DNA-methyltransferase: protein MISYDLYEGDSLKVLKNLGDDPREVSKYRLIITSPPYFGHRRYGQNLDEVGREKGEQEFIDKLSQIFSLCKPLLTEDGSLWIVIGDTRRNNQKLMVPHRLALKLVEQGYTFREDVIWYKKNNMSSSARQNFSQAYEYILFLSKNSKSFTNLDLLRTSGNEAREGRNKVPPKHLLQFEPINASKVRIAELEEIIHNASRETPFDDLPTTSEISLAFGYDPEKYCPTCFRKFKRHATRKRIGNHKHYPIFAVCNPAGKNPGNVWEISTKAHYGNEHFAIFPEDLVARIVNFASEKGDWILDPFMGRGTTGIVCAIIQRNFTGIDLYPENVSTSRKNIEDAKSGKYDPKLTKVVEREFELLPETEGKASLERYLLANGTFSD from the coding sequence TTGATTAGCTATGATCTTTATGAGGGCGACTCGCTTAAGGTACTAAAGAATCTCGGCGATGACCCTCGAGAAGTTTCAAAGTACCGTCTAATTATTACATCTCCTCCATACTTCGGTCATAGGCGATATGGTCAAAATCTTGATGAAGTAGGCAGAGAAAAAGGCGAGCAGGAATTTATCGACAAGCTTTCGCAAATATTCAGTCTGTGTAAGCCTTTGTTGACCGAGGACGGATCTCTTTGGATAGTAATCGGCGATACTAGGCGCAACAATCAGAAGCTGATGGTTCCTCACAGGCTTGCACTAAAGCTGGTAGAACAGGGCTATACCTTTCGAGAAGATGTAATTTGGTATAAGAAAAACAATATGTCATCTAGCGCAAGGCAAAACTTTTCGCAAGCATACGAGTATATCTTGTTCCTTTCAAAGAACTCTAAATCCTTTACCAATCTTGACCTTTTGAGAACGAGTGGAAATGAGGCCCGAGAAGGAAGAAACAAGGTCCCACCAAAACACCTCTTGCAATTTGAACCGATAAATGCAAGTAAAGTTAGGATTGCCGAGTTGGAGGAGATAATCCATAATGCAAGCCGCGAGACTCCGTTTGACGACTTACCGACTACGAGCGAGATATCCTTGGCGTTTGGATACGATCCAGAGAAGTACTGTCCCACCTGCTTCCGAAAATTTAAGCGGCATGCTACTCGCAAGAGAATTGGAAACCACAAACACTACCCGATATTTGCGGTCTGCAATCCGGCGGGCAAGAACCCCGGCAACGTCTGGGAGATCTCGACAAAGGCACACTATGGAAACGAGCACTTTGCAATCTTCCCCGAGGACCTTGTGGCCCGGATAGTAAACTTTGCATCGGAAAAAGGGGATTGGATCCTTGATCCCTTTATGGGACGAGGCACCACTGGAATTGTGTGCGCGATAATACAACGAAATTTTACAGGAATAGATCTTTATCCTGAAAATGTGAGTACCTCGCGGAAGAATATTGAAGACGCCAAAAGCGGAAAATACGATCCAAAGCTAACAAAAGTGGTGGAAAGAGAGTTTGAATTACTTCCAGAAACCGAAGGTAAAGCATCATTAGAACGATATTTGCTTGCCAATGGTACCTTCTCTGATTAG
- a CDS encoding site-specific integrase: MPREAGRKLRQDSYKAVLFADPNVKRWYDNLARSSPPNADKCVQRLGFVCKQFKTTPAEMAKLEQKQAQDLILDVISKLHEEKKQPTYMQDYTKSLKSWFLHNGIEIRQKVKLPKAHIATKAATEQAPTPDLVRRLLNAADIKQKVESTLVAFAGVRPEVVGNYLGNDGLKVGDLPEMRVDNATATVTFEKLPAIVTVRSNLSKAGHRYFTFMPAEGCEYIKILLEFRIKDRKETLNADTPIVNSIRFNKHYGFIRTSNIGDSIRQAIRKANFDWRPYILRTYFDTRMMMAEADGLIIRDWRVFWMGHKGDIEARYTTNKGKLSDDLVEKMREAFAKASDKYLVTSTKRDTAIDAVKAQFNRQFLLIAGFSEQEADALGDLSQLTPADISKLVQDKQKKALGLNGNTQKVVPILEVKQYIMQGWEYVALLQDEAIIRLPAV; this comes from the coding sequence ATGCCCCGGGAAGCTGGTCGAAAGCTTAGGCAAGACAGTTACAAAGCCGTTCTTTTTGCAGATCCGAACGTCAAAAGGTGGTATGACAACCTTGCCAGGTCCAGCCCGCCAAATGCAGACAAGTGCGTCCAGCGCTTGGGGTTCGTTTGCAAACAGTTCAAGACGACGCCTGCGGAAATGGCCAAACTAGAGCAAAAACAAGCTCAGGATTTGATTCTGGATGTAATTTCAAAGCTCCACGAGGAAAAGAAGCAGCCCACATACATGCAGGATTACACAAAGTCCTTGAAATCATGGTTCCTGCATAACGGAATCGAAATCAGACAAAAGGTCAAACTGCCAAAAGCTCACATTGCGACAAAGGCTGCAACTGAGCAGGCTCCTACTCCCGATCTTGTCAGAAGGTTGCTGAACGCTGCAGACATCAAACAAAAAGTCGAGTCGACGCTCGTTGCCTTTGCCGGTGTGCGTCCTGAAGTGGTTGGTAATTATCTTGGCAATGATGGTCTCAAAGTCGGCGACTTACCCGAAATGCGAGTCGATAACGCGACGGCCACTGTCACCTTCGAAAAGTTGCCTGCCATTGTGACCGTGCGTTCAAACCTCAGCAAGGCAGGACATCGATATTTTACCTTCATGCCTGCGGAAGGCTGCGAATACATCAAGATTCTCCTTGAGTTTCGAATCAAGGACCGCAAAGAGACTTTGAATGCTGACACTCCAATCGTCAATTCAATCAGGTTCAACAAGCATTATGGCTTTATCAGAACGTCTAACATTGGTGATTCTATACGGCAAGCAATAAGGAAGGCGAATTTTGACTGGCGTCCGTATATCCTCCGGACCTATTTTGACACTAGAATGATGATGGCTGAGGCCGACGGCCTGATAATTAGAGACTGGCGGGTTTTCTGGATGGGTCACAAGGGCGACATCGAGGCTCGCTATACTACGAACAAGGGTAAACTTTCAGATGATCTAGTCGAAAAGATGCGAGAAGCGTTTGCCAAAGCCAGCGACAAATACTTGGTCACTAGCACAAAGCGCGACACTGCCATTGATGCTGTAAAGGCTCAGTTCAACCGCCAGTTCTTACTAATTGCAGGCTTTTCAGAGCAAGAAGCAGACGCATTAGGCGACCTATCGCAGCTTACACCTGCAGACATCAGTAAGCTCGTTCAAGACAAGCAAAAGAAGGCGCTCGGATTAAACGGCAATACGCAGAAGGTCGTACCCATACTAGAAGTTAAACAGTACATCATGCAAGGGTGGGAATACGTTGCACTCTTGCAGGACGAGGCCATAATCAGACTGCCTGCTGTCTAG
- a CDS encoding response regulator, protein MADPTQRAEEASQQLPPILNTQEISFQFSERYCVSYVDIVDSTKTAIQIREPGNVRGFYSTYLNTLSPIVRRHAGRVIKNSGDCIIYYFPCTSDDRSAASFRQVIECGFAVLEARCRLNQELRSLGLPALSYRVSADYGRLEVGTLSSSTASDLFGSTMNICAKINSMADPNTMVIGGDLHQVLAGLSIKDYAFQDKGSFSAGASFDYPVYTAIRKHHPGSGSGSVSFSWFSPQTADPLLSNEIAKPSLGRFASRPKLMIVDDESDILTTFKMFLEREGFEVETFDTARHALRRFAECCGTKDSGADSHHDIGNVGRNRSFDLVILDIRMPQINGLQLHKYFKQLDKSIKTIFVSALDAGQELVTLLPEPQDIDVIRKPVAREVFSQRVKTLLGARRIAQTNGP, encoded by the coding sequence ATGGCCGACCCGACGCAGAGAGCCGAGGAAGCTTCGCAACAGCTCCCTCCGATTCTGAACACACAGGAAATTTCGTTCCAATTCAGCGAACGCTACTGCGTCTCGTACGTCGACATTGTAGATTCCACAAAAACTGCAATACAGATTAGGGAGCCGGGCAACGTCAGAGGGTTCTACTCGACCTACCTCAATACGCTGTCGCCGATTGTCAGACGTCATGCAGGCAGGGTGATAAAGAACTCTGGTGACTGTATCATTTACTATTTTCCATGCACCTCCGATGACCGGAGCGCCGCAAGCTTTAGGCAGGTGATAGAATGCGGGTTTGCAGTCCTAGAAGCCCGCTGCAGGCTCAACCAGGAACTAAGGAGTCTGGGCCTGCCTGCCCTCAGTTACAGGGTGAGCGCCGACTATGGCAGGCTTGAAGTGGGCACCCTCAGTAGCTCTACCGCAAGCGACCTGTTCGGCTCGACAATGAACATCTGTGCCAAGATTAACTCAATGGCGGACCCTAACACCATGGTGATTGGGGGCGATCTGCATCAGGTGCTTGCCGGACTATCAATAAAGGACTATGCCTTTCAGGACAAAGGCTCGTTCTCAGCCGGCGCAAGCTTTGACTATCCCGTATACACCGCGATAAGAAAGCATCATCCAGGTTCAGGTAGCGGCTCGGTTTCATTCAGCTGGTTTTCCCCCCAGACTGCGGATCCGCTGCTGTCAAACGAGATTGCAAAGCCTTCCCTGGGGCGCTTTGCGTCCAGACCAAAGCTGATGATAGTTGACGATGAGAGCGACATACTCACCACCTTCAAAATGTTCCTGGAGAGGGAAGGCTTTGAGGTGGAGACCTTCGATACTGCAAGGCACGCGCTCAGGAGGTTTGCTGAGTGCTGCGGCACAAAAGACAGCGGCGCGGATTCGCACCACGATATCGGCAATGTGGGGAGAAACCGCTCATTTGACCTGGTGATACTTGATATTCGAATGCCCCAGATAAACGGGCTCCAGCTCCACAAGTACTTCAAACAGCTTGACAAGAGCATCAAGACCATCTTCGTCTCGGCGCTCGATGCGGGTCAGGAGCTTGTAACCCTGCTACCGGAGCCGCAGGATATTGATGTCATAAGAAAGCCCGTGGCACGTGAGGTCTTTTCCCAAAGGGTAAAGACACTCTTGGGAGCGAGAAGAATCGCGCAGACCAACGGTCCATGA
- a CDS encoding amidohydrolase family protein — MQNSCDVLIKNAQAVIPKVGVLECDIAVEDGRIKSLKAGANAGASKVIDAAGKFVLPGLIDPHVHYGVYTPVDEAAVSESRSASVGGVTTMMRMLRLYDDSFQTLDDQLAASAKSHYIDYSVHASILKRQQLAFLPLLRERGITSLKVYMNLGADLDRIFMDVPPATHRILEGTVNMTDELLAHIVEQGTRLGMTILVHAEDPFQCSAGIRHGRGAGLEGLKTWSDCRPARSEAESVSKVAALARKFGSNIYFVHIGSSAALDAILAERQKGSANYYIETCPQYLTHSYEDYSSLKGKVVPPLRSRHDLQAMWFALRNGIVDTIGTDHVANRLEVKMGGGDTWTALAGFPGIATMLPVLLDRGVRAGLIDLVRLAEVTSYNTARVFGMYPRKGTIEVGADADLTLVDLEATRKVTPEMLQSYSDYSIYEGWEITGWPVLTMVRGRVVMEDGAVHADARGHGRFVARPVAGSG, encoded by the coding sequence GTGCAGAATTCATGTGACGTGCTGATAAAAAACGCGCAGGCAGTCATACCCAAGGTCGGCGTACTGGAATGCGACATCGCTGTAGAGGATGGAAGGATAAAGTCGCTAAAGGCTGGAGCCAACGCTGGCGCTTCAAAAGTTATCGACGCCGCGGGCAAGTTTGTGCTGCCGGGGCTGATTGACCCGCACGTGCACTACGGAGTTTACACGCCCGTAGACGAGGCGGCTGTTTCCGAAAGCCGGTCAGCGTCGGTCGGGGGAGTAACGACGATGATGAGGATGCTGAGACTGTATGATGACTCGTTTCAGACCCTAGACGACCAGCTCGCGGCAAGTGCAAAGTCACATTACATCGACTACTCGGTCCATGCATCGATACTCAAGCGTCAGCAGCTTGCGTTCTTACCGCTTCTGAGAGAAAGAGGAATCACCTCGTTGAAGGTGTACATGAACCTTGGCGCCGATCTCGACCGTATCTTTATGGACGTCCCCCCGGCGACTCACAGGATTTTGGAAGGCACGGTCAACATGACCGACGAGCTTTTGGCCCACATAGTCGAGCAGGGAACCCGCTTGGGTATGACAATACTTGTTCATGCAGAGGATCCCTTCCAGTGCTCGGCAGGAATTCGCCATGGAAGGGGAGCGGGGCTTGAGGGATTGAAGACCTGGTCTGACTGCAGGCCGGCACGCTCCGAGGCCGAAAGTGTTTCAAAGGTTGCAGCCCTTGCGCGAAAATTCGGCTCAAACATTTACTTTGTCCATATTGGCTCAAGTGCCGCTCTGGATGCTATTCTCGCAGAGCGCCAGAAGGGCAGTGCAAACTATTACATCGAGACCTGCCCCCAGTACCTCACGCACTCCTATGAAGACTACTCCAGCCTGAAGGGAAAGGTCGTTCCCCCTCTGCGCTCAAGGCACGACCTGCAGGCGATGTGGTTTGCGCTCCGTAACGGCATCGTTGACACGATAGGAACGGATCACGTTGCAAACAGGCTGGAAGTAAAGATGGGCGGGGGTGACACATGGACAGCTCTCGCGGGGTTTCCAGGCATCGCTACGATGCTGCCAGTTCTGCTCGACAGGGGCGTAAGAGCCGGCCTCATAGATCTCGTCCGGCTCGCAGAAGTCACCAGCTACAACACGGCACGGGTATTTGGCATGTACCCGAGGAAGGGGACGATAGAGGTAGGCGCAGACGCGGACCTTACCCTTGTTGACCTCGAAGCTACGCGCAAGGTGACGCCGGAAATGCTGCAGTCTTATTCGGATTACAGCATCTATGAGGGCTGGGAAATTACGGGATGGCCTGTGCTGACCATGGTGAGAGGCAGGGTCGTGATGGAAGACGGTGCAGTACACGCCGACGCTAGAGGTCACGGCAGATTTGTCGCGAGGCCTGTTGCCGGAAGCGGCTAG
- a CDS encoding MscL family protein: MTESPPGTKERPPSLMEQFIVFLKTFGVIGLAIAFVIGAAASKLVSSFVADIINPIVGLALPAGDLAAMKYNATNPATHATSTFAYGDLISQIIDFAIIAFVVFLMYKLLSRYPIFGVEDKTKKA; encoded by the coding sequence ATGACTGAGAGCCCGCCCGGCACCAAAGAGCGACCTCCAAGCCTAATGGAGCAGTTCATCGTATTCCTAAAGACGTTTGGTGTTATCGGCCTTGCAATAGCATTCGTAATCGGTGCTGCTGCATCAAAGCTGGTCAGCTCTTTTGTCGCAGACATTATCAATCCAATTGTCGGGCTAGCCCTTCCCGCGGGTGACCTTGCCGCGATGAAATACAACGCGACAAACCCCGCGACGCATGCCACTTCGACTTTCGCGTATGGCGACCTTATTTCGCAAATCATTGACTTTGCCATCATCGCCTTTGTAGTATTCCTGATGTACAAGTTGCTGTCAAGATACCCCATCTTTGGCGTAGAAGACAAGACAAAGAAAGCCTAG
- the rpiA gene encoding ribose 5-phosphate isomerase A — MANPASSNQSSTSSSGQPAFSKMASEAIKHLKGARVVGLGSGSTVAHIVREMARIKDKPSMKCIPTSTQIKIEAEKSGLELADESHIPEIDVVFDGADQIDRRFNMIKGGGGALLREKILISAAKKVVIVADESKFVNTLSRAVPIEVHPFARSLFPVELKSHFKDASPSLRALEKGYPFVTENGNFVFDTSFGEIQEPSDLEQRAKSLPGVLEVGIFSRTPDLLLRLGMAGQLDVISTH, encoded by the coding sequence GTGGCGAACCCTGCCTCCTCAAATCAGTCGAGTACAAGCTCTTCAGGCCAACCCGCATTTTCCAAAATGGCCTCCGAGGCGATAAAGCACCTCAAGGGTGCAAGGGTGGTGGGTCTTGGCAGCGGCAGCACTGTGGCCCATATTGTGAGGGAAATGGCCCGGATTAAAGACAAGCCTTCGATGAAGTGCATACCCACTTCGACCCAAATCAAAATAGAGGCGGAAAAAAGCGGCTTGGAACTCGCAGACGAGTCGCACATACCCGAAATTGACGTGGTATTTGACGGCGCGGACCAGATAGACCGAAGGTTCAACATGATAAAGGGGGGAGGAGGAGCTCTCCTGCGCGAGAAGATACTCATATCTGCCGCAAAAAAGGTCGTGATAGTTGCCGACGAATCCAAGTTCGTAAACACACTCTCAAGGGCGGTTCCGATCGAGGTGCACCCGTTTGCCCGGTCTCTTTTTCCAGTAGAACTGAAAAGCCACTTCAAGGATGCAAGTCCGAGCCTGAGGGCCCTTGAAAAGGGCTATCCATTCGTGACGGAGAACGGAAATTTTGTGTTCGACACATCATTTGGCGAGATCCAAGAGCCTTCTGATCTGGAGCAGCGAGCCAAATCGCTGCCCGGGGTGCTTGAAGTCGGGATCTTTAGCAGAACGCCCGACCTGCTCCTGAGGCTTGGCATGGCAGGCCAGCTTGACGTAATCTCAACTCACTAG
- a CDS encoding panthothenate synthetase, which produces MRFVVTCIIPTEAGNKGLADPQAFVSNIENYIRANKVENTYFMEANGERTALFILDLAGADRIPAVAEPLFRMGAKVEFHPAMTLEDLKKGVQSIPK; this is translated from the coding sequence ATGAGATTTGTTGTAACATGCATCATTCCAACAGAAGCTGGAAATAAAGGACTGGCAGACCCGCAGGCATTTGTCTCTAACATCGAGAACTACATACGAGCAAACAAAGTTGAAAATACCTACTTTATGGAAGCCAACGGCGAGAGAACGGCACTATTCATCCTGGATTTGGCAGGTGCAGACAGGATACCTGCTGTAGCTGAGCCGTTGTTTAGGATGGGTGCAAAAGTGGAGTTCCATCCCGCCATGACACTAGAGGACTTGAAGAAGGGCGTTCAAAGCATTCCAAAGTAG